A stretch of DNA from Gimesia chilikensis:
AGGAGATGATGGCATACCCCGTGACCGCTCCCGGCAAAATTGGCAAAGGCCGCGTATTCTGCACGCTGAAGCAGGCTGAAGGCTACAAAGAACCGGGCAGTGGAGGTGATGGCCTGACCATCGATACCAACGGGAATCTGTATATCACGACCGGCCTGGGCCTGCAGGTCTTCTCGCCGGAAGGAAAACTACTGGGCATCATCGATTTCCCGGAAAAGCCGGCCAACGTCACTTTCGGCGGCAAAGACAACTCAAGCCTGTTCATTACCGCACGCACTTCGCTGTACCGGGTCGATACACAGGCCAAAGGGCACCGGTTCCCGGGAAAATAATTCTCAGGCCGATCTGACAACTGATACGCATTGTCGCACCTGTTTCGATAATGCCTGAACTGGAATAATCCACACGCTGGTCTGGCTGAAACGCCGATAAAAAGACCAGCGTTTTTTCATGTCATGTGAGCCTCCTGCAACTTTTAACCGTTGACCCGCCTGAAGCCAAATAATTTTTCCCGATTATCATCTTCCCGGTGTGCGGGAATTGTGCTGGCTTTCTCAACAAGTCATAATCAAAATTGCTGCTCAAAAATGACCAGATTAACGGAATTTACTCTGAAAAATACAATTTTCCCCTCATGACTCGGTTGGAGATTAGTGTCCGATGTCTGTTGAAATTAAGGTCCCCTCAGTCGGGGAATCCATCACCGAAGTCCAGATTGGTGCCTGGCACGCAGAACAAGGCAAATGGGTCGCTCAAGACAGTGAAATCGTTGAGCTTGAAACCGATAAAGCCACCTTCGATGTGCCGGCCCCCCTTGATGGGATCATCGTCGAAATCCTGAAGAAAACCGGCGAGATGGCTTCCGTAGGTGAAGTCATCGGCTACCTCGAAGAAGCCGAACGCCCTGCAGACCAGGCCGCTCCCGCTCCCGAAAAGAGCCCCGAGAAAGCAGCCGCCGCTCCCGCCCCCAAAGCGGAAGCCCCTGCACACGTCGGCGGCGGTTCGGATGATCGGGTCATGCCGGCAGCCGCTCGCGTCATGGCAGAAAAGGGACTCTCCCCGGCAGACGTCACCGGCACCGGACCAGGTGGCCGGATTCTGAAAGAAGATGTCCTCGCTCACCAGGGTGGTGCTGCCTCCGGCAACGGTGCCTTCCGCGAAGAAGAAATCGTCCCCATGAGCCCCATCCGCAAGAAGATCGCGGAACGGCTCGTCGAAGCACAGACCAACGCAGCCCTGCTGACGACCTTCAACGAAGTCGACATGTCTTCCGTCATGGAACTGCGGGCACAATACAAAGACCTGTTCCTCAAGAAATACGACGTGAAGCTCGGCTTCATGTCCTTCTTCGTCAAAGCAGTCGTCGACGGCCTGAGCCAGTTCCCGCAGATCAATGCTGAGATCCGCGGTACCGACCTGGTCTTCCGCAACTACTACGATATCGGAATTGCTGTCGGCGGTGGAAAAGGCCTGGTCGTTCCCGTCATGCGGAACGCAGAACGTCTCAGCTTCGCTGAAATCGAACTCAAGATCAACGACTTCGGCCAGCGGGCCCGGGCTAACAAAATCAGCCTGGATGAACTCCAGGGCGGTACCTTCACCATCACCAACGGTGGAGTCTACGGCTCGCTGCTCTCCACACCGATCGTCAATCCGCCGCAGAGCGGCGTGCTCGGCATGCACGGCATCCAGGAACGGCCCATCGCCGTGAATGGTCAGGTTGTGATTCGGCCCATGATGTACATCGCGCTCACCTACGATCATCGTGTCGTCGACGGCCGGGAAGCAGTCGTCTTCCTCAAGCGGGTCAAAGAAGCACTCGAAGAACCCGCTCGCATGCTGATGGAAATCTGATAACAGTCAAAACGCGCATCTAAGAGGTTTGGAAAGGTTTCCTGTCGCTGCAGGAAAAAGTGAAAATGAACCACGATCTGGTTATTATCGGTGCTGGTCCCGGAGGATACATCGCAGCCATCCGAGCTGCACAGCTCGGTCTCAACGTCGCCTGTATCGAAAAAGAACGTATGCTGGGCGGCACCTGTCTGCGGGTAGGCTGTATCCCCAGTAAAGCCCTGCTGGAATCCAGCGAGCTTTACCGCGAAGCAGAGCACACCTTCAAAGATCGTGGCATCAACGTCGGCGACCTGGAACTCGACCTGGAAAAGATGCTCAGCCAGAAAGACCGCACCGTCAAAACCATGGGCGGTGGCATCGACTCATTGTTCAAAAAGAACAAAATCACCCGCTACAGCGGTCACGCCACCATCACGGCACCGGGAAAGGTAGTCGTCGATGACGGCAATGAGCAGACCGAACTCGACGCCAAAAACATTCTGATCGCCACCGGCAGCGAACCTTCCACTCTGCCCGGCATCGAACTCGATGGTGACAAAGTCGGCACCAGCACCGAAGCCCTTGCTTACGATGAGGTCCCCAAACACCTGGTGGTGATCGGCGGTGGTGTGATTGGTCTCGAACTGGGCGCTGTCTGGAACCGCCTGGGTGCCAAGGTCACTGTACTGGAATACCTCGACCGGATTCTCCCCACGACCGATACCGAGATCGCTAAAGAAGCACAGAAAATC
This window harbors:
- the odhB gene encoding 2-oxoglutarate dehydrogenase complex dihydrolipoyllysine-residue succinyltransferase, coding for MSVEIKVPSVGESITEVQIGAWHAEQGKWVAQDSEIVELETDKATFDVPAPLDGIIVEILKKTGEMASVGEVIGYLEEAERPADQAAPAPEKSPEKAAAAPAPKAEAPAHVGGGSDDRVMPAAARVMAEKGLSPADVTGTGPGGRILKEDVLAHQGGAASGNGAFREEEIVPMSPIRKKIAERLVEAQTNAALLTTFNEVDMSSVMELRAQYKDLFLKKYDVKLGFMSFFVKAVVDGLSQFPQINAEIRGTDLVFRNYYDIGIAVGGGKGLVVPVMRNAERLSFAEIELKINDFGQRARANKISLDELQGGTFTITNGGVYGSLLSTPIVNPPQSGVLGMHGIQERPIAVNGQVVIRPMMYIALTYDHRVVDGREAVVFLKRVKEALEEPARMLMEI